A single Tenacibaculum sp. Bg11-29 DNA region contains:
- a CDS encoding UDP-N-acetylmuramoyl-L-alanyl-D-glutamate--2,6-diaminopimelate ligase, translating into MKNLKDILFKVSVNKIYGDTNVLINKIQFDSRLIQDKDVFVAQRGVTVDGHQFIEKALSLGATVVVCEIVPVNKKEGVTYIEVEDSNTALAVMAAGFYENPSAKLQLVGITGTNGKTTIATLLYNLFKKAGYKVGLLSTVKVMVGDEEHKATHTTPDSLAINKYLSLMVEEGVDYCFMEVSSHGIHQKRTEGLRFTGGVFTNLSHDHLDYHETFAAYRDVKKSFFDSLPKTAFALVNIDDKNGQIMLQNTKANKQTYALKTVGDFKAKVLEKRFSGSLLTINNIEIWTKLIGEFNASNLLAIFGVADLLGLEKIETLRLISELESVSGRFEYTISKEGVTAIVDYAHTPDALKNVLQTINDIRTGNEKVITVVGCGGNRDKTKRPKMAMIASQLSSQAILTSDNPRNEDAQVIIDEMEKGVSAENYKKTLSILNRKQAIKTACKLAVTGDIILIAGKGHENYQEINGVKHHFDDLEEVVNCFNQLINS; encoded by the coding sequence TTGAAGAATTTAAAAGACATATTATTTAAAGTATCTGTAAATAAAATTTATGGAGATACAAATGTGCTAATCAATAAGATTCAGTTTGATAGTCGATTGATACAAGATAAAGACGTATTTGTTGCTCAAAGAGGAGTTACCGTTGATGGACATCAATTCATAGAGAAAGCATTGAGTTTAGGTGCGACTGTTGTTGTTTGTGAAATCGTTCCAGTAAATAAAAAAGAAGGTGTAACGTATATAGAAGTTGAAGATTCTAATACAGCTTTGGCAGTTATGGCTGCTGGTTTTTACGAAAATCCATCAGCTAAATTACAGTTGGTTGGTATTACTGGTACAAACGGTAAAACAACTATTGCTACATTATTATATAACTTATTTAAAAAAGCAGGATATAAGGTCGGTTTACTATCAACAGTTAAAGTAATGGTGGGTGATGAAGAGCATAAAGCGACACATACAACGCCAGATTCACTAGCGATAAATAAGTATTTATCGTTAATGGTTGAAGAAGGAGTGGATTATTGTTTTATGGAGGTGAGTTCTCATGGAATTCATCAAAAGCGTACCGAGGGTTTGCGCTTTACAGGAGGTGTTTTTACAAATTTATCTCACGATCATTTAGATTATCATGAGACATTTGCAGCGTATAGAGATGTGAAAAAATCATTTTTTGATTCGTTACCTAAAACAGCATTTGCTTTGGTGAATATAGATGATAAAAACGGGCAAATAATGCTGCAAAATACCAAAGCTAATAAACAAACCTATGCTTTAAAAACGGTGGGTGACTTTAAAGCAAAGGTTTTAGAAAAACGTTTTTCAGGAAGTCTGTTAACGATAAATAATATTGAGATTTGGACGAAGTTAATAGGGGAGTTTAATGCGTCTAATTTATTAGCAATTTTTGGAGTCGCAGATTTATTAGGCTTAGAAAAAATTGAAACGCTAAGGCTTATAAGTGAGTTAGAAAGTGTTAGTGGGCGTTTTGAATATACTATTTCAAAAGAAGGGGTAACAGCAATTGTTGATTATGCACATACGCCAGATGCACTTAAGAATGTATTGCAAACTATAAATGATATTCGTACAGGAAATGAAAAAGTAATAACTGTTGTTGGTTGTGGAGGTAATAGAGATAAAACAAAACGACCTAAAATGGCAATGATAGCTTCTCAATTAAGTAGTCAGGCAATATTAACTTCTGATAATCCAAGAAATGAAGATGCTCAGGTTATTATTGATGAGATGGAGAAAGGAGTGTCAGCAGAAAATTATAAAAAAACATTGTCAATTTTAAATAGAAAGCAAGCTATAAAAACAGCATGCAAATTGGCGGTAACAGGAGATATAATATTGATTGCAGGAAAAGGACATGAAAATTATCAGGAAATAAATGGTGTAAAGCATCATTTTGATGATTTGGAAGAAGTGGTGAATTGTTTTAATCAATTAATAAACTCATAA
- a CDS encoding penicillin-binding protein — translation MVIKKSILNKLYVVVVLMTLFFVVIVFRIFNLQYVEGDKYRKLSQEKTERNDTIFANRGNVYAADGNLLATSMSKYTIRMDAVAVKSEVFEKNIRALSEALSKLLGKPTSYYQKKIREAKTRKNRYLLIARGIGYNDYVKMKSFPIFKLGVYRGGFIADQKTIRVHPIGKIAARTIGYDNSKGGAGIEGAFADYMQGENGWRLKQKIAKGQWRPINDVNEKEPIDGSDVITTIDVNIQDITHHALLKQLEYFEADHGCAVVMEVKTGKIKAIANLGVTSKGKYYEKRNYAVWESHEPGSTFKLASLMAALEDKVADTSDIIDCEKGKIFINNRKVQDSRRGGHGKISLARVFEVSSNVGIVKTIQKHYDKNPKKFIKRIKSFGLDQLTGVKIKGEGKPYIPNPSEKSWSPISLEWMAFGGYGVSVTALQMLAFYNGVANNGKLVKPYFVKELRVGGKVEKSFGTEVLKEKIASQVTIDKVRKIMKNVVVKGTAERIYSSNFSMAGKTGTAKKWIPKHKDKTGKTIYGHYSNKKYVASFAGFFPAENPKYSCIVVVHSPKKEKGYYGGIVAAPVFKEIAQKIYTTTPVNNQLVSDKISSASVDKEYQNYYEKLRKYKTIMPKVIGMSGMDAIALLENMGMKVKFSGMGKVTEQSIGKGVKLTKGATVYLKLS, via the coding sequence ATGGTAATAAAGAAAAGTATATTAAACAAACTCTATGTGGTTGTGGTTTTAATGACGCTTTTCTTCGTGGTTATTGTTTTTAGGATTTTTAATCTTCAGTATGTAGAGGGAGATAAGTACCGTAAGCTTTCTCAAGAGAAAACTGAAAGAAACGATACCATATTTGCAAATAGAGGTAATGTGTATGCTGCTGATGGTAATTTATTGGCTACTTCAATGTCAAAATACACGATTCGAATGGATGCTGTGGCGGTAAAGTCAGAAGTGTTTGAGAAAAATATACGAGCGCTTTCTGAGGCTTTGTCAAAACTATTAGGAAAGCCAACTAGTTATTATCAGAAAAAAATAAGAGAAGCGAAAACGCGTAAAAACCGTTATTTATTAATTGCTCGTGGTATCGGTTATAATGATTATGTAAAGATGAAAAGCTTCCCTATTTTTAAATTAGGGGTTTATAGAGGTGGTTTTATTGCAGATCAAAAGACGATTCGAGTACATCCTATAGGGAAAATAGCAGCGAGAACAATCGGTTATGATAATTCAAAAGGAGGTGCAGGGATTGAAGGTGCTTTTGCTGATTATATGCAAGGAGAAAACGGTTGGAGATTAAAGCAGAAGATAGCTAAAGGGCAATGGAGACCGATTAATGATGTAAACGAAAAGGAGCCGATTGATGGTAGTGATGTTATAACTACAATTGATGTGAATATTCAAGACATAACGCATCATGCATTGTTAAAGCAGTTAGAGTATTTTGAAGCAGATCATGGTTGTGCGGTTGTGATGGAGGTTAAAACTGGAAAAATAAAAGCTATTGCAAATCTTGGTGTAACTTCAAAAGGGAAGTATTACGAGAAAAGAAATTATGCGGTTTGGGAAAGTCATGAACCGGGGTCTACCTTTAAGTTGGCAAGTTTAATGGCTGCATTAGAAGATAAAGTAGCTGATACATCTGATATTATTGATTGTGAAAAAGGGAAGATTTTTATAAATAATAGAAAGGTACAGGATAGTAGAAGAGGAGGGCATGGAAAAATTTCATTAGCTCGTGTTTTTGAAGTTTCATCAAATGTTGGTATTGTGAAAACAATTCAAAAGCATTATGATAAGAATCCGAAAAAATTTATAAAACGAATAAAATCATTTGGTTTAGATCAATTAACAGGTGTTAAAATAAAAGGAGAAGGGAAGCCGTATATTCCAAACCCTTCAGAAAAGAGTTGGAGTCCGATTTCATTAGAATGGATGGCTTTTGGAGGATATGGTGTTTCTGTAACTGCATTACAAATGTTGGCTTTTTATAACGGGGTGGCTAATAACGGAAAATTAGTGAAACCATATTTTGTAAAAGAATTAAGAGTTGGAGGGAAAGTAGAGAAAAGCTTTGGAACTGAGGTTTTAAAAGAAAAGATAGCGTCTCAGGTTACTATAGATAAAGTTCGAAAAATAATGAAGAACGTTGTCGTTAAAGGAACTGCTGAGAGAATATATTCTTCTAATTTTTCTATGGCAGGAAAAACAGGGACAGCTAAAAAATGGATACCTAAGCATAAGGATAAAACAGGTAAAACAATTTACGGTCATTATTCCAATAAAAAATATGTGGCTTCATTTGCAGGTTTTTTTCCTGCAGAGAATCCTAAATATTCATGCATTGTAGTTGTTCATAGTCCTAAGAAAGAAAAAGGTTATTATGGGGGTATAGTTGCAGCACCAGTTTTTAAAGAAATTGCTCAGAAAATTTACACAACAACTCCGGTAAATAATCAATTGGTATCTGATAAAATATCATCAGCAAGTGTTGATAAGGAATATCAGAATTATTATGAAAAATTAAGAAAGTATAAAACAATTATGCCTAAAGTTATAGGAATGAGTGGGATGGATGCAATTGCGTTGTTAGAAAATATGGGGATGAAAGTTAAGTTTTCTGGAATGGGAAAAGTGACTGAGCAATCTATAGGTAAGGGAGTAAAGTTAACAAAGGGAGCAACAGTTTATTTAAAGTTATCATAA
- a CDS encoding FtsL-like putative cell division protein: MSRVKDSIYGILQGRFLTDDSSFNNWRILIFVVALLLIMISSSHSLDAKVVKIAELNKMKREFRAEDFDTSTELTRMKLESNIRKRVKSKGLFPAEKPPQKIKVTTNKE; encoded by the coding sequence ATGTCTAGAGTAAAAGATAGTATTTATGGGATATTACAAGGGCGGTTTTTAACAGATGATAGCTCTTTTAATAATTGGAGAATATTAATTTTTGTTGTAGCGCTATTGTTAATAATGATATCAAGCTCACATAGTTTAGATGCTAAGGTGGTTAAGATAGCTGAGTTGAATAAGATGAAAAGGGAGTTTCGGGCTGAGGATTTTGATACGAGCACGGAATTAACAAGGATGAAATTAGAAAGTAATATTCGGAAAAGGGTTAAGTCTAAAGGGTTGTTTCCTGCAGAAAAGCCACCGCAAAAAATAAAAGTAACAACTAATAAAGAGTAA
- the rsmH gene encoding 16S rRNA (cytosine(1402)-N(4))-methyltransferase RsmH has protein sequence MSYHNPVLLKESVDALNIKEDGVYVDVTFGGGGHSREILSRLGVNGKLFAFDQDPDAQGNKIEDDRFVLIGENFRFISRFLRFYGVRKVDGVLADLGVSSHQFDEAERGFSTRFDADLDMRMDQKSDLSAKKIINKYSEERLADVLFLYGELRNARALSKKIISAREEEEINTSFQLKEVLKEFLPQAKEHKILAQIFQAVRIEVNQELEVLKEFLEQMPGLLSEEGRLSVISYHSLEDRLVKRFIRTGLFAGEPEKDFYGNISVPLKKVGKMIIPTKEEIKVNNRARSAKLRAATLK, from the coding sequence ATGAGTTATCATAATCCGGTTTTATTGAAAGAGAGTGTAGATGCACTTAATATTAAAGAAGATGGTGTGTATGTAGATGTGACTTTTGGTGGCGGTGGTCATTCGAGAGAAATATTAAGCAGGTTGGGAGTGAATGGAAAGTTGTTTGCTTTTGATCAGGATCCAGATGCGCAAGGGAATAAAATTGAGGATGATCGATTTGTGTTAATAGGTGAGAATTTTCGATTTATTTCGAGGTTTTTGCGTTTTTATGGTGTTCGGAAAGTTGATGGTGTTTTGGCAGATTTAGGCGTGTCTTCGCATCAGTTTGATGAAGCTGAAAGAGGTTTTTCTACTCGATTTGATGCTGACTTGGATATGAGGATGGATCAGAAATCTGATTTGTCAGCAAAGAAAATTATCAATAAATACAGTGAAGAGCGGTTAGCTGATGTATTGTTTTTGTACGGAGAGTTGAGGAATGCAAGAGCTTTGTCTAAAAAAATTATTTCGGCTAGAGAAGAAGAAGAAATTAATACTAGTTTTCAGTTGAAAGAAGTGTTAAAAGAGTTTCTTCCGCAAGCAAAAGAGCATAAGATTTTGGCGCAAATATTTCAGGCGGTAAGAATTGAAGTGAATCAAGAGCTGGAGGTGTTGAAGGAGTTTTTAGAGCAAATGCCTGGTTTGTTAAGTGAAGAAGGACGTTTAAGTGTTATTTCGTATCACTCGTTAGAAGATAGGTTGGTAAAGCGATTTATAAGAACAGGACTGTTTGCAGGGGAGCCAGAAAAAGATTTTTACGGAAATATTAGTGTTCCTTTAAAGAAGGTAGGGAAAATGATTATTCCAACCAAGGAGGAGATAAAAGTGAATAATAGAGCGAGAAGTGCGAAGCTACGAGCGGCAACATTAAAGTAA
- the mraZ gene encoding division/cell wall cluster transcriptional repressor MraZ — translation MVNLIGTYECKIDAKGRVMMSSAFKKQLSSVLQDGFVVKRSVFQPCLELYPIGEWNLMMQKINKLNRFVKKNNDFIRRFTAGVKPVEVDTAGRVLIPKDLCQFAGIAKQVVFSSAVNIIEIWDKDRYEKVIDDAVVNFADLAEEVMGNIDVDELS, via the coding sequence GTGGTAAATTTAATTGGAACATATGAATGTAAAATAGATGCTAAAGGGAGGGTGATGATGTCATCAGCTTTTAAGAAGCAGCTATCTTCTGTGTTACAGGATGGGTTTGTTGTAAAGAGATCAGTTTTTCAACCATGTTTGGAGTTGTATCCGATAGGTGAGTGGAATTTAATGATGCAAAAGATTAATAAGTTAAATCGATTTGTAAAGAAGAATAATGATTTTATTAGGCGGTTTACTGCAGGTGTAAAACCTGTTGAGGTAGATACGGCTGGTAGGGTGTTAATTCCAAAAGACTTATGTCAATTCGCAGGTATAGCTAAGCAGGTGGTGTTTTCGTCAGCTGTTAATATTATTGAAATTTGGGATAAGGATAGGTATGAAAAAGTAATAGACGATGCTGTTGTTAATTTTGCAGATTTGGCAGAAGAGGTGATGGGTAATATAGATGTAGATGAGTTATCATAA
- a CDS encoding alpha/beta fold hydrolase yields the protein MTEFLKKEGNFTYAEAGKGRALIVLHGLMGALSNFDETFKYFSKKGYHVLIPELPLYTMPLLKTNVKNLAEHLHDFIEYKNLKDVVLLGNSLGGHIALYYTKHYPNDVDALVLTGSSGLYEKSMGDSYPKRGNYEYIETKAQEVFYDPKVATKELVDDIYEIVNDRIKALKTLSIAKSAIRHNMANDLPNMHQPACLIWGKQDGVTPPEVAEDFHKLLPDSDLFWIDKCGHAAMMETPEEFNAILENWLSKRNI from the coding sequence ATGACTGAATTTTTAAAGAAAGAAGGTAATTTTACATATGCAGAAGCAGGGAAAGGAAGAGCATTAATCGTATTACACGGTTTAATGGGAGCCCTTAGTAATTTTGATGAAACTTTTAAATATTTCTCAAAAAAAGGGTATCATGTTTTAATTCCTGAACTACCTTTATACACGATGCCTTTGTTAAAAACAAATGTAAAAAACTTAGCAGAGCATTTACACGATTTTATTGAATACAAAAACCTTAAAGACGTTGTTCTTTTAGGAAATTCTTTAGGTGGTCATATTGCTTTGTACTATACAAAACACTACCCCAACGATGTAGATGCACTCGTTTTAACTGGTAGTTCTGGCTTGTATGAAAAATCTATGGGAGATAGTTATCCTAAAAGAGGTAATTACGAATATATCGAAACAAAAGCTCAAGAAGTTTTTTACGACCCAAAAGTAGCTACAAAAGAACTTGTTGATGACATTTATGAGATTGTAAATGACAGAATTAAGGCTTTAAAAACATTATCTATTGCCAAAAGTGCGATTAGGCACAACATGGCAAATGATTTACCAAACATGCACCAACCAGCATGTCTTATTTGGGGAAAACAAGATGGTGTAACTCCTCCTGAAGTTGCTGAAGATTTCCATAAATTATTACCTGATTCAGATTTATTTTGGATTGATAAATGTGGGCATGCTGCAATGATGGAAACTCCTGAAGAATTTAACGCAATTTTAGAAAACTGGCTTTCTAAGCGAAATATATAA
- the yihA gene encoding ribosome biogenesis GTP-binding protein YihA/YsxC: MKIKSADFVMSNSNVMKAPKDRIPEYAFIGRSNVGKSSLINMLMARKDLAKISGKPGKTQLINHFNINKEWFLVDLPGYGYAQISKKKRTIFQFFIENYFKEREQLVCTFVLIDSRHDPQKIDLEFMQFLSKNQIPFCIVFTKADKLGSSKINTQIVAYKKKLLQYWETLPTSFLTSSATGLGRDEFLSFIDGINQDVAKDFK, encoded by the coding sequence ATGAAAATAAAATCTGCAGATTTTGTGATGAGTAACAGCAATGTTATGAAAGCACCCAAAGACAGAATACCTGAGTATGCTTTTATAGGTCGTTCAAACGTTGGTAAATCTTCATTGATCAACATGTTAATGGCTCGTAAAGATTTAGCAAAAATATCTGGAAAACCTGGGAAAACACAACTTATTAACCATTTCAACATCAATAAAGAATGGTTTTTAGTCGATTTACCTGGTTATGGCTACGCACAAATATCAAAAAAGAAAAGAACTATTTTTCAATTTTTTATAGAAAACTACTTTAAAGAAAGAGAGCAATTAGTTTGTACTTTTGTACTAATAGATTCTCGTCATGATCCGCAAAAAATAGATTTAGAGTTCATGCAATTTTTAAGTAAAAATCAAATTCCGTTTTGTATTGTTTTCACCAAAGCAGACAAATTGGGTAGTTCTAAGATAAATACTCAAATTGTTGCTTATAAAAAGAAATTATTACAATACTGGGAAACATTACCTACATCGTTTCTTACCTCTTCTGCTACAGGATTAGGTCGTGATGAATTCTTAAGTTTTATTGACGGAATAAATCAAGATGTTGCTAAAGATTTTAAATAA
- a CDS encoding RluA family pseudouridine synthase has product MHSTKNNLQVLHEDNHLIIVNKRAGDIVQGDKTGDKPLSDVLKEYIKDKYNKPGAVYLGTVHRLDRPTSGVVIYARTSKALERLNKMLREKTIKKTYWAVVKNQPKKSADTLINFLKKNPKNNKSTAYLKEIDGSKKAILHYTVLKKLENYSLIEVDLETGRHHQIRVQLSNIGSSIKGDLKYGAKRSNKDGSIHLHARKIEFIHPVSKELIKVTAPTPKEPIWDACL; this is encoded by the coding sequence ATGCATTCTACTAAAAACAATTTACAAGTTTTACACGAAGACAATCATTTAATAATTGTTAACAAAAGAGCTGGAGACATTGTACAAGGCGACAAAACTGGTGACAAACCACTCTCTGACGTTTTAAAAGAATATATTAAAGATAAATATAATAAACCTGGTGCCGTTTATTTGGGTACTGTTCATCGCTTAGACAGACCAACTTCTGGCGTTGTTATATATGCTCGTACTTCAAAAGCATTAGAACGGTTAAATAAAATGCTACGTGAAAAGACCATCAAAAAAACGTATTGGGCTGTTGTAAAAAATCAACCTAAAAAATCAGCAGATACCCTGATTAACTTCCTAAAGAAAAATCCTAAAAATAATAAATCTACCGCCTATTTAAAAGAAATTGACGGTAGCAAAAAAGCAATTCTTCATTACACTGTTCTTAAAAAACTAGAAAACTATTCATTAATTGAAGTTGATTTAGAAACTGGTCGCCATCATCAAATACGAGTACAGTTATCTAACATAGGCTCAAGTATTAAAGGTGATTTAAAATACGGTGCAAAAAGAAGCAATAAAGATGGTAGTATTCATTTACATGCACGAAAAATTGAATTTATTCACCCAGTAAGTAAAGAACTTATTAAAGTTACCGCACCAACTCCAAAAGAACCTATCTGGGACGCTTGCTTGTAA
- a CDS encoding aldehyde dehydrogenase, whose amino-acid sequence MRIPELAQAQKNFFSTQQTKDISFRKNALKKLQKELIRRERDIVKALYDDFKKSEYEVIMTETSIVLAELKMTLKNLDSWCKPKRILPSLLNFPSSAKIYKEPYGTVLIIAPWNYPYQLAFAPLLGAIAAGNTVILKPSELTPHVSKITKEIIESVFDKNHVSVIEGGVETSQELLMQHWDYIFFTGSVPVGKIVAKAAAEHLTPVTLELGGKSPCIVDDTANIKLTAKRLVWGKFINGGQTCIAPDYLLIHSDIKEAFVKHFKEELIKAYGKNPQKSEDYPRIVNTRNFDRLALMLKGEKYLVGGKTDRDDNYIAPTIINEPSLDSEVMKGEIFGPILPLISYKNEEEFDAIITKYDKPLALYVFTTRKSFAKKIIEKYSFGGGTINDTMVHFANHRLPFGGVGESGIGSYHGKKTFDVFSHSKGVVTRGNWLDVPTRYAPYKGKLKQLRTLLKIG is encoded by the coding sequence ATGCGTATTCCTGAATTAGCTCAAGCACAAAAAAACTTTTTTTCGACACAACAAACTAAAGATATTTCCTTTAGAAAAAACGCTTTAAAAAAGCTTCAAAAAGAACTTATAAGGAGAGAAAGAGATATTGTAAAAGCACTGTATGATGATTTTAAAAAATCAGAATACGAAGTTATAATGACTGAGACTTCTATCGTATTAGCTGAATTAAAAATGACTCTAAAGAATCTAGATTCTTGGTGCAAACCAAAACGAATCTTACCTTCTCTATTAAATTTTCCATCTTCAGCAAAAATATATAAGGAACCATACGGAACTGTATTAATTATCGCTCCCTGGAACTACCCTTATCAGTTGGCTTTTGCACCTCTTTTAGGAGCAATAGCTGCAGGAAATACTGTAATTTTAAAACCTTCAGAATTAACACCACATGTAAGTAAAATTACCAAAGAAATTATTGAATCTGTTTTTGATAAAAACCATGTTTCAGTAATAGAAGGAGGTGTAGAAACGTCTCAAGAACTACTTATGCAGCATTGGGATTATATTTTCTTTACAGGAAGTGTTCCCGTAGGAAAAATAGTAGCCAAAGCGGCTGCCGAACACCTTACACCCGTAACCTTAGAGCTAGGCGGAAAAAGCCCTTGTATTGTTGACGATACCGCCAATATTAAACTTACCGCTAAACGATTAGTTTGGGGTAAATTTATTAACGGAGGGCAAACCTGTATTGCTCCTGATTACTTATTAATTCACTCAGATATAAAAGAAGCATTTGTAAAACATTTTAAAGAAGAGTTAATTAAAGCTTACGGTAAAAACCCTCAAAAATCAGAAGATTACCCAAGAATTGTAAATACTCGTAATTTTGATCGTTTAGCACTTATGTTAAAAGGCGAGAAATATTTAGTTGGCGGTAAAACAGATAGAGATGATAATTATATTGCTCCTACCATTATAAACGAACCTAGTTTAGATAGCGAAGTAATGAAAGGAGAAATTTTTGGACCAATATTACCATTAATTTCATATAAAAACGAAGAAGAATTTGATGCTATTATTACTAAATACGACAAACCTTTAGCATTGTATGTTTTTACAACTCGTAAAAGTTTTGCTAAAAAAATAATTGAAAAATATTCTTTTGGTGGTGGAACAATTAACGACACGATGGTTCATTTTGCAAATCATCGATTGCCTTTTGGTGGTGTTGGAGAGAGTGGAATTGGTAGCTATCACGGAAAAAAAACTTTTGATGTTTTTTCTCATAGCAAAGGCGTAGTTACCAGAGGTAACTGGCTAGATGTACCAACTCGTTACGCTCCTTACAAAGGAAAACTAAAACAATTAAGAACTTTACTAAAAATAGGATAA
- a CDS encoding nitroreductase family protein has protein sequence MSKTVSEAINYRRSVRIYDTERTIDTNIVKKCIKQASLAPTSSNMQLWEFYHITSKETIVKIAPLCFNQSAAKTAQQLVIFVTRKDLWRKRAKANLAFMDTTFGKNNLEAKQSSREKVARNYYGKIIPFVYSDLFGILGYLKYLMVLIVGLFKPMYREIRNSDMRIVSHKTAGLAAQTFMLSMAAEGYDTCPMEGSDTWRVKRLLNIPRGAEINMIVSCGIRTEKGVYGERFRIPFEEVYKEI, from the coding sequence ATGTCTAAAACTGTTTCAGAAGCTATTAATTACCGCCGTTCTGTTAGAATATACGATACAGAAAGAACCATTGATACTAATATTGTAAAGAAGTGTATTAAACAAGCAAGTTTAGCACCTACAAGTAGTAACATGCAGTTATGGGAATTTTATCATATTACCTCTAAAGAAACGATTGTCAAAATTGCTCCTTTATGTTTTAATCAGAGTGCAGCGAAAACAGCGCAACAATTAGTTATTTTTGTTACGCGAAAAGATTTGTGGCGTAAGCGTGCTAAAGCTAATTTAGCTTTTATGGATACTACATTCGGAAAAAACAATCTGGAAGCTAAACAAAGTAGTAGAGAAAAAGTAGCTCGTAATTATTATGGGAAAATTATTCCTTTTGTATACTCCGATTTATTTGGTATTTTAGGCTACCTAAAATACTTAATGGTTTTAATTGTTGGATTATTTAAACCAATGTATCGTGAAATTCGTAATAGCGATATGAGGATTGTTTCTCATAAAACTGCTGGCCTTGCAGCACAAACTTTCATGCTATCAATGGCTGCCGAAGGCTACGATACCTGCCCTATGGAAGGTTCTGATACTTGGCGAGTAAAACGCCTATTAAATATTCCACGAGGTGCAGAAATAAACATGATTGTTAGCTGTGGTATCAGAACAGAGAAAGGTGTGTATGGTGAGCGTTTTAGAATTCCTTTCGAAGAAGTTTATAAGGAGATTTAA